Proteins from a genomic interval of Mycobacterium conspicuum:
- a CDS encoding class II 3-deoxy-7-phosphoheptulonate synthase has protein sequence MNWTVDIPIDQLPALPPLPADLRARLDAALAKPAAQQPSWPADQAAAMRTVLESVPPVTVPSEIVRLQEQLAQVARGEAFLLQGGDCAETFTDNTEPHIRGNIRTLLQMAVVLTYGSSLPVVKVARIAGQYAKPRSADLDALGLRSYRGDMINGFAPDPAAREHDPSRLVRAYANASAAMNLVRALTSSGFSSLHLVHDWNREFVRTSPAGARYEALATEIDRGLRFMSACGVADRNLQTAEIYASHEALVLDYERAMLRLSDVEEGEPQLYDLSAHTVWIGERTRQLDGAHIAFAEVIANPIGVKIGPTMTPELAVEYVERLDPHNKPGRLTLVSRLGNNKVRDVLPPIIEKVQGTGHQVIWQCDPMHGNTHESSNGYKTRHFDRIVDEVQGFFEVHRALGTHPGGIHVEITGEDVTECLGGAQDISDTDLVGRYETACDPRLNTQQSLELAFLVAEMLRD, from the coding sequence ATGAACTGGACCGTCGATATCCCGATCGACCAGCTGCCGGCGCTGCCGCCGCTGCCGGCCGATCTGCGGGCCCGGTTGGACGCCGCCCTGGCCAAGCCGGCCGCTCAGCAACCCAGCTGGCCCGCTGACCAGGCCGCGGCGATGCGCACGGTTCTCGAGAGCGTTCCACCGGTGACCGTGCCCTCCGAGATCGTCAGGCTGCAGGAGCAGCTGGCTCAGGTCGCCCGGGGTGAAGCGTTCTTGCTGCAGGGCGGCGACTGCGCCGAGACCTTCACCGACAACACCGAACCCCACATCCGGGGCAACATCCGCACGTTGCTGCAGATGGCCGTGGTGTTGACCTACGGCTCCAGCCTGCCGGTGGTCAAGGTGGCCCGGATCGCCGGTCAGTACGCCAAACCCCGCTCGGCCGACCTCGACGCGCTGGGCCTGCGCTCCTACCGCGGCGACATGATCAACGGTTTCGCCCCCGACCCCGCGGCGCGCGAGCACGACCCGTCTCGGCTGGTGCGCGCCTACGCCAACGCCAGCGCCGCGATGAACCTGGTGCGCGCGCTCACGTCGTCGGGCTTTTCTTCGCTGCACCTGGTGCACGACTGGAACCGGGAATTCGTCCGGACCTCGCCGGCCGGGGCGCGCTATGAGGCGCTGGCCACCGAGATCGACCGCGGGCTGCGCTTCATGAGCGCCTGCGGGGTGGCCGACCGCAACCTGCAGACCGCCGAGATCTACGCCAGCCACGAGGCGTTGGTGCTCGACTACGAGCGCGCCATGCTGCGGCTGTCCGACGTCGAGGAGGGCGAGCCGCAGCTCTACGATCTGTCGGCGCACACCGTGTGGATCGGCGAGCGGACCCGCCAGCTCGACGGTGCCCACATCGCGTTCGCCGAGGTGATCGCCAACCCGATCGGCGTCAAGATCGGCCCCACGATGACCCCCGAGCTCGCCGTCGAGTACGTCGAGCGGCTCGACCCGCACAACAAGCCGGGCCGGCTGACGTTGGTGAGCAGGCTGGGCAACAACAAGGTGCGCGACGTGCTGCCGCCGATCATCGAGAAGGTGCAGGGGACCGGTCACCAGGTGATCTGGCAGTGCGACCCGATGCACGGCAACACTCACGAGTCGTCCAACGGTTACAAGACCCGCCACTTCGACCGCATCGTCGACGAGGTGCAGGGCTTCTTCGAGGTGCACCGCGCGCTCGGTACGCATCCCGGCGGCATCCACGTCGAGATCACCGGCGAGGACGTCACCGAATGTCTCGGTGGCGCGCAAGACATTTCGGACACCGACCTGGTCGGCCGCTACGAGACGGCGTGCGACCCGCGGCTCAACACCCAGCAGTCGCTGGAGTTGGCGTTTCTGGTCGCGGAGATGCTGCGCGACTGA
- a CDS encoding polyadenylate-specific 3'-exoribonuclease AS: MRYFYDTEFIEDGRTIELISIGVAAEDGREYYAVSTEFDPERAGSWVRANVLPKLPPPASQLWRTRSRIRTDLEEFFAIDGTEPIELWAWVAAYDHVALCQLWGPMTALPPAIPRFTRELRQLWEDRGRPRMPPRPRDAHDALVDARDQLRRFRLITSGDEATR; the protein is encoded by the coding sequence GTGCGGTACTTCTATGACACCGAGTTCATCGAGGACGGCCGCACCATCGAGCTGATCTCGATCGGGGTGGCCGCCGAGGACGGTCGCGAGTATTACGCGGTGTCCACCGAATTCGACCCCGAGCGCGCCGGCAGCTGGGTGCGCGCCAACGTGCTGCCCAAGCTGCCACCGCCGGCGTCGCAGCTGTGGCGCACGCGCAGCCGGATCCGGACGGACCTAGAAGAGTTCTTCGCGATCGACGGAACCGAGCCGATCGAGCTATGGGCCTGGGTGGCGGCGTACGACCACGTGGCCCTGTGCCAGCTGTGGGGCCCGATGACGGCCCTGCCACCGGCAATACCGCGGTTCACCCGGGAACTGCGCCAGTTGTGGGAGGACCGCGGACGGCCCCGGATGCCACCGCGGCCGCGCGACGCCCACGACGCGCTGGTGGATGCGCGCGATCAGTTGCGCCGGTTTCGTCTCATCACGTCCGGGGACGAGGCGACCCGCTGA
- a CDS encoding glycosyltransferase 87 family protein encodes MSRWQRLLVWGLLWLLATAALVNTAWQLFGHLPYRIDIDVYQMGGRTWLDGRPLYSGDVKFHTPIGLDLPFTYPPLAAIAFCPFAWLHMPAASVAITALTLVLLIVSTVLVLGSLDVWSSSTLLPGPAWLRRLWLSVVIVAPASIWMEPIASNFAFGQINVVLMTLVIADCLPRRTPWPRGLLLGVGMALKLTPAVFLVYFLLRRDGRAALTALASFAVATLVGFVLAFSDSWEYWTHTVHHTDRIGSASLNTDQNIAGALARIGLSEQLRFLLWAAACLAVLALTIWAMRRVLRAGEPALAVICVALFGLVVSPVSWSHHWVWVLPTILVLAVLAWRRRNLAVAVVAGVGVALMRWTPIDLLPKHHEETANWWHQLVGMSYVWWALAVIVTAGLAVTARGGAQVSTARAPVPVPAVS; translated from the coding sequence ATGAGTAGATGGCAGCGGCTGTTGGTGTGGGGCCTGCTATGGCTGTTGGCAACCGCGGCGCTGGTCAACACGGCCTGGCAGCTATTCGGCCATCTCCCCTACCGGATCGACATCGACGTCTACCAGATGGGCGGTCGGACCTGGCTGGACGGACGCCCGCTGTATAGCGGCGACGTGAAGTTCCACACACCCATCGGCCTGGACCTGCCGTTCACCTACCCGCCGCTGGCCGCCATCGCGTTCTGCCCGTTCGCCTGGCTGCACATGCCCGCCGCCAGCGTCGCGATCACGGCGTTGACGCTGGTGCTGCTGATCGTCTCGACGGTGCTGGTGTTGGGCAGCCTCGACGTCTGGAGCAGCTCCACGCTGCTGCCCGGGCCGGCCTGGCTGCGCCGGCTGTGGTTGTCCGTCGTCATCGTGGCGCCGGCCTCGATCTGGATGGAGCCCATCGCATCGAACTTCGCATTCGGCCAGATCAACGTCGTGCTGATGACGCTGGTGATCGCCGATTGCCTGCCGCGGCGCACACCGTGGCCCCGCGGGCTGCTGCTGGGCGTGGGAATGGCGCTCAAACTCACCCCGGCGGTGTTTCTGGTGTACTTCCTGCTGCGCCGCGACGGTCGGGCGGCCCTTACCGCGTTGGCGTCGTTCGCGGTCGCCACTCTGGTCGGGTTCGTGCTGGCGTTCAGCGACTCGTGGGAGTACTGGACCCACACCGTGCACCACACCGATCGGATCGGCTCGGCGTCACTGAACACCGACCAGAACATCGCGGGCGCGCTGGCCCGCATCGGGCTTAGCGAGCAGCTGCGGTTCCTGTTGTGGGCCGCGGCCTGCCTGGCGGTGCTGGCGCTGACGATCTGGGCGATGCGACGGGTGCTGCGCGCCGGTGAGCCGGCGCTGGCGGTGATCTGCGTTGCGCTGTTCGGCCTGGTGGTTTCGCCGGTGTCGTGGTCACACCATTGGGTGTGGGTGCTGCCGACGATCCTGGTGCTGGCGGTGTTGGCCTGGCGCCGCCGCAACCTCGCGGTGGCGGTGGTCGCCGGGGTGGGCGTGGCGCTGATGCGGTGGACCCCGATCGACCTGCTGCCCAAGCACCACGAGGAGACCGCGAACTGGTGGCACCAACTGGTCGGGATGTCTTACGTGTGGTGGGCGCTGGCGGTGATTGTCACCGCCGGACTGGCCGTGACCGCCCGCGGCGGAGCGCAGGTCTCGACGGCTCGGGCCCCGGTGCCGGTGCCGGCGGTCAGCTGA
- a CDS encoding lysophospholipid acyltransferase family protein: MWYWLFKYVFMGWLFTLLGRPKVEGLEHIPSSGPAILASNHLAVADSFYLPLVVRRRITFLAKAEYFTGTGLKGWILRWFYSSAGQVPIDRTNADAAQAALETAQRLLEKGKLLGMYPEGTRSPDGRLYKGKTGLARLALETGVPVIPVAMIGTNVVNPPGKKMLRFGRVTVRFGAPMEFSRFEGLAGNRFIERAVIDEVMYELMGLSGQEYVDIYAATAKEAKEANDAGGADVVRIPETAVS; encoded by the coding sequence ATGTGGTACTGGCTGTTCAAGTACGTCTTCATGGGTTGGCTGTTCACTCTGCTCGGCCGGCCCAAAGTCGAAGGGCTGGAACACATCCCAAGTTCGGGCCCGGCGATTTTGGCCAGCAATCACTTGGCGGTGGCCGACAGTTTCTATCTCCCGCTGGTGGTGCGCCGCCGGATCACCTTCCTCGCGAAGGCCGAGTACTTCACCGGCACCGGGCTCAAGGGCTGGATCCTGCGCTGGTTCTACAGCTCGGCCGGTCAGGTGCCGATCGACCGCACCAATGCCGACGCCGCCCAGGCCGCCTTGGAAACCGCTCAGCGGTTGCTGGAGAAAGGCAAACTGCTCGGGATGTACCCGGAGGGCACCCGGTCGCCGGACGGCCGGCTGTACAAGGGCAAGACCGGGCTGGCGCGACTCGCGCTGGAGACCGGCGTTCCGGTGATTCCGGTCGCGATGATCGGGACCAACGTGGTCAACCCGCCCGGCAAGAAGATGCTGCGGTTCGGCCGCGTCACCGTCCGGTTCGGTGCGCCGATGGAGTTCTCGCGCTTCGAGGGATTGGCCGGCAACCGCTTCATCGAACGGGCCGTCATCGACGAAGTGATGTATGAGCTGATGGGCCTGTCCGGTCAGGAGTACGTCGACATCTACGCGGCGACTGCTAAAGAAGCGAAAGAAGCCAACGACGCCGGCGGCGCCGACGTCGTGCGCATCCCCGAGACCGCGGTCAGCTGA
- a CDS encoding ArsA family ATPase produces MSESGVPTPARISLFVGKGGVGKSTLACATAVCDASQGSRVLVVSTDQAHSLGDVLAVAVPPTGAAEPVRVFAELETAAVPDGGGFLDALALDTLALLEARWREVVDTLDRRLPNSELSTIAPEELSALPGVQEVLGLYAVGELAATGRWDRIVVDCASTADALRMLTLPATFALYVERAWPRHRRLSVVAEDTRSAAIVELLERISASVERLGALLTDGDQVSAHLVLTPERVVAAEATRTLGALSLMGVRVAELIVNQVLLQDESYEYHSLPAHPAFFWYSERIAEQRAVLDELDASVGDVALILTPHLSGEPIGPKALAGLLDSARRRGGAPPPGPLRPIVDLESGSGLESVYRLRLALPQLDAGTLTLGRVDDDLIVSIGGLRRRVRLASVLRRCTVLDAHLRGSELTVRFRPNPEVWPT; encoded by the coding sequence CTGAGTGAGTCGGGTGTGCCCACCCCGGCCCGGATCAGTCTCTTCGTTGGCAAGGGCGGGGTAGGAAAATCCACCCTGGCATGCGCCACAGCGGTCTGTGACGCGAGCCAGGGGAGCCGAGTGCTGGTCGTGTCCACCGATCAGGCGCATTCGCTGGGCGACGTGCTGGCCGTGGCGGTCCCGCCCACCGGCGCCGCCGAACCCGTGCGGGTGTTCGCCGAACTCGAGACCGCGGCGGTGCCCGACGGCGGTGGCTTTCTCGACGCCCTCGCGCTGGACACCCTGGCCCTGCTCGAGGCCCGCTGGCGCGAGGTGGTGGACACGCTGGACCGGCGGCTGCCCAACTCGGAGTTGAGCACCATTGCCCCAGAAGAACTTTCGGCGTTGCCGGGTGTGCAAGAGGTGCTCGGCCTGTATGCGGTCGGCGAGCTCGCGGCGACGGGTCGATGGGACCGCATCGTGGTCGACTGCGCCTCCACCGCGGACGCATTGCGAATGTTGACCCTGCCCGCCACCTTCGCGCTGTATGTCGAGCGCGCCTGGCCGCGTCATCGCCGGCTTTCCGTCGTCGCCGAAGACACCCGCTCGGCGGCGATCGTCGAACTGCTCGAGCGCATCAGCGCCAGCGTCGAAAGGCTCGGCGCACTGCTCACCGACGGGGATCAGGTCAGCGCGCACCTGGTGCTGACCCCCGAGCGGGTGGTTGCGGCCGAGGCGACCCGGACGCTGGGCGCACTGTCGTTGATGGGGGTGCGCGTCGCGGAACTGATCGTCAATCAGGTTCTGCTGCAAGACGAGTCGTACGAGTACCACAGCCTGCCCGCCCACCCGGCCTTCTTTTGGTATTCCGAACGCATCGCTGAGCAGCGCGCGGTCCTCGACGAACTCGATGCCTCCGTCGGCGACGTGGCGCTGATCCTGACCCCGCACCTGTCCGGCGAGCCGATCGGCCCCAAGGCGTTGGCCGGCCTGCTGGACAGCGCCCGCCGCCGCGGCGGGGCGCCGCCACCGGGCCCGTTGCGGCCCATCGTGGATCTGGAATCGGGCTCGGGACTGGAGTCGGTCTATCGGCTACGGCTGGCGTTGCCCCAACTCGATGCCGGAACGCTGACGCTCGGCCGCGTCGACGACGACCTGATCGTCAGCATCGGCGGACTTCGACGCCGTGTCCGGCTAGCGTCCGTACTGCGGCGGTGTACCGTGCTGGACGCGCATCTGCGCGGCAGCGAGCTGACGGTTCGTTTCCGACCCAACCCGGAGGTGTGGCCGACATGA
- a CDS encoding SRPBCC family protein — translation MADKTTQTIHIDADPREVMKAIADLEAYPEWISEYKQVEVLEADNEGYPKRARMLMDATIFKDTLVMSYTWPADRQSLSWTLESSSLLKALEGSYRLVPKGSGTDVTYELSVDLAIPVIGMIKRKAERRLIDGALKDLKKRVEAE, via the coding sequence GTGGCGGACAAGACGACGCAGACGATTCACATCGACGCGGACCCGCGCGAGGTAATGAAGGCGATCGCCGACCTCGAGGCGTATCCGGAATGGATCTCGGAGTACAAGCAAGTCGAGGTCCTCGAAGCCGACAACGAGGGCTACCCGAAGCGGGCGCGGATGTTGATGGACGCCACCATCTTCAAAGACACCTTGGTCATGTCCTACACCTGGCCCGCCGACCGCCAATCGCTGAGCTGGACGCTGGAATCCAGCTCGCTCCTCAAGGCCCTTGAGGGCTCATATCGCTTGGTGCCCAAGGGATCTGGCACCGACGTGACCTATGAGCTGTCGGTCGATCTTGCCATCCCGGTGATCGGAATGATTAAGCGCAAGGCGGAACGCCGGCTCATTGACGGCGCGTTGAAGGACCTGAAGAAACGAGTCGAGGCTGAGTGA
- a CDS encoding polyketide cyclase / dehydrase and lipid transport, with protein sequence MNSIQVADEMFVAADGAQVGAAIADRASWRRWWPDLNLQVVEDRAEKGIRWAVTGALTGTMEIWLEPTLDGVLLHYFLHAEPSGVAAWQLAKMNLAKMTHRRRVAGKKMAFEVKTTLERSRPVGVSPVV encoded by the coding sequence GTGAACAGCATCCAGGTCGCCGACGAGATGTTCGTCGCCGCCGACGGCGCGCAGGTAGGCGCCGCAATCGCCGACCGGGCGAGCTGGCGCCGGTGGTGGCCCGACCTGAACCTGCAGGTCGTCGAGGACCGTGCCGAAAAGGGGATCAGATGGGCCGTCACCGGCGCCCTGACCGGCACCATGGAGATCTGGCTGGAACCCACGCTGGACGGGGTGCTGCTGCACTATTTCCTGCACGCCGAGCCGTCCGGAGTCGCGGCCTGGCAGCTGGCCAAGATGAATTTGGCCAAAATGACGCACCGCCGCCGGGTGGCCGGCAAAAAAATGGCCTTCGAAGTGAAAACCACCCTCGAACGATCGCGTCCGGTGGGTGTTTCTCCGGTAGTTTAG
- a CDS encoding AMP-dependent synthetase/ligase, with protein MRELSVPARFTVAEGESVAAMVFQHERDDPDFVIYQDLIDGNWTDVTCAQAADQIRSAALGLISLGVQPGDRVSIFSATCYEWAILDLAILAVGGVTVPIYETSSAEQVRWVLQDSEAVVAFAQTDAHAGMVTELSGELPALRRVLHIDGSGPKALDQLVAEGASVDKAELTARLDGLRATDAATLIYTSGTTGRPKGCQLTHANLLNEIRGTKECLPTLLCEGQRLLVFLPLAHVLARALTLSACANKVTVGFTSDIKNLLPMLAVFKPTVVVSVPRVFEKVYNTAEQNAANSGRGPIFKAAAQTAVDWSRAQDSGGPGLVLRAKHALFDRLVYGKLRAALGGNCSASVSGGAPLGARLGHFYRGVGVTVYEGYGLTETSAAITVNQIGALKIGTVGKLVPGNSMRIAEDGELLVRGPVVFSGYWRNEQATDEAFVDGWFRTGDLGAVDDDGFLTITGRKKEIIVTAGGKNVAPAVLEDQLRAHPLISQAMVVGDAKPFIGALITIDPEAFDGWKGQHHKASGASVGDLATDPDLVAEVEAAVKKANQSVSHAESIRKFRILPVDFTEDTGELTPTMKVKRNVVAEKFASEIEAIYTKD; from the coding sequence GTGCGTGAGTTGAGTGTCCCTGCCCGCTTCACCGTGGCGGAGGGCGAAAGCGTCGCGGCGATGGTCTTCCAGCACGAGCGCGACGATCCCGACTTCGTCATCTACCAAGACCTGATCGACGGCAACTGGACCGACGTGACGTGCGCGCAGGCGGCGGACCAAATCCGTTCTGCCGCACTGGGTTTGATCTCCCTGGGCGTACAGCCCGGGGACCGGGTGTCCATCTTCTCGGCCACCTGCTACGAGTGGGCGATCCTCGACCTGGCGATCCTTGCGGTGGGCGGGGTCACCGTGCCGATCTATGAGACGTCGTCGGCCGAGCAGGTGCGCTGGGTGCTGCAGGACTCCGAAGCCGTGGTGGCGTTCGCCCAGACCGACGCGCACGCGGGGATGGTCACCGAGCTCAGCGGCGAGCTGCCCGCCCTGCGCCGGGTCCTGCACATCGACGGTTCGGGCCCCAAGGCGCTCGACCAGCTGGTGGCCGAGGGCGCATCGGTCGACAAGGCCGAGCTGACCGCGCGGCTGGACGGGCTGCGTGCGACGGACGCGGCCACCCTCATCTACACCTCGGGCACCACCGGGCGCCCGAAGGGCTGCCAGCTCACCCACGCCAACCTGCTGAACGAGATCCGCGGCACCAAGGAGTGCCTGCCCACGCTGCTGTGCGAGGGTCAGCGGCTGCTGGTGTTCCTGCCGCTGGCGCACGTGCTGGCGCGGGCGCTGACGCTCTCGGCGTGCGCCAACAAGGTGACCGTCGGATTCACCAGCGACATCAAAAACCTGCTGCCGATGTTGGCCGTGTTCAAACCGACCGTCGTGGTGTCGGTGCCGCGGGTGTTCGAGAAGGTGTACAACACCGCCGAGCAGAACGCCGCCAACAGCGGCCGGGGGCCGATCTTCAAGGCGGCGGCGCAGACCGCGGTCGACTGGAGCCGCGCCCAGGACAGCGGCGGCCCCGGGTTGGTGCTGCGTGCCAAGCACGCGCTGTTCGACCGGCTGGTCTACGGCAAGCTGCGCGCGGCGCTGGGCGGCAACTGCAGCGCGTCCGTCTCCGGCGGGGCGCCGCTGGGTGCGCGGCTGGGCCACTTCTACCGCGGTGTGGGGGTGACCGTCTACGAGGGCTACGGCCTGACCGAGACCAGCGCCGCGATCACGGTCAACCAGATCGGCGCCCTGAAGATCGGGACCGTGGGAAAGCTGGTGCCCGGCAACAGCATGCGCATCGCCGAGGACGGCGAGCTGTTGGTGCGCGGCCCCGTGGTGTTCAGCGGCTACTGGCGCAACGAGCAGGCCACCGACGAGGCCTTCGTCGACGGCTGGTTTCGGACCGGGGACCTCGGCGCGGTCGACGACGACGGCTTTCTGACCATCACCGGCCGCAAGAAGGAGATCATCGTCACCGCGGGCGGCAAGAACGTCGCCCCGGCCGTGCTGGAAGACCAGCTGCGGGCGCACCCGCTGATCAGCCAGGCGATGGTGGTCGGGGACGCCAAGCCGTTCATCGGGGCGCTGATCACCATCGACCCCGAGGCGTTCGACGGCTGGAAGGGCCAGCACCACAAGGCATCCGGCGCCTCGGTCGGCGATCTGGCCACCGACCCCGATCTGGTCGCCGAGGTGGAGGCCGCCGTCAAGAAGGCCAACCAGTCGGTGTCGCATGCCGAGTCGATCCGCAAGTTCCGTATTCTGCCGGTGGACTTCACCGAGGACACCGGTGAGCTGACACCGACGATGAAGGTCAAGCGCAACGTGGTGGCCGAGAAGTTCGCCTCCGAGATCGAGGCGATCTACACCAAGGACTAG
- the pimB gene encoding GDP-mannose-dependent alpha-(1-6)-phosphatidylinositol monomannoside mannosyltransferase: MSRVLLVTNDFPPRRGGIQSYLGEFVSRLVGTGSHDITVYAPKWKGAEAFDGEAGYRVVRHPGTLMLPVPTVDRRMQRLIAEHDIDTVWFGAAAPLALLAQRARRAGASRVLASTHGHEVGWSMLPLARSVLRRIGEDTDVVTFVSRYTRSRFASAFGPGASLEYLPPGVDTDRFRPDPAARAALRDRYALGERPAVVCLSRLVPRKGQDVLIKALPAIRRRVEDAALVIVGGGPYLETLRRLADACGVAEHVTFTGAVPGDELPAHHAMADVFAMPCRTRGGGMDVEGLGIVFLEASATGVPVIAGDSGGAPEAVRHNETGLVIDGGSVDEVAEAVTELLTDRDRAAAMGAAGRRWVTSQWRWDTLAARLAGLLGG; encoded by the coding sequence GTGAGTCGGGTCCTGCTGGTAACCAACGACTTTCCGCCCCGACGCGGCGGCATCCAGTCGTACTTGGGGGAGTTCGTCTCCCGGCTGGTCGGGACCGGGTCGCACGACATCACGGTGTACGCGCCGAAGTGGAAGGGCGCCGAGGCCTTTGATGGGGAGGCCGGCTATCGGGTGGTGCGTCATCCCGGCACGCTGATGCTGCCGGTCCCCACGGTCGATCGCCGGATGCAACGGCTCATCGCCGAGCACGACATCGACACCGTGTGGTTCGGCGCCGCGGCCCCGCTGGCGCTGCTGGCCCAGCGCGCCCGGCGGGCCGGTGCGTCGCGGGTGCTGGCCAGCACGCACGGGCACGAAGTCGGCTGGTCGATGCTTCCGCTGGCCCGGTCCGTGCTGCGCCGCATCGGCGAGGACACCGACGTCGTCACCTTCGTCAGCCGCTACACCCGGTCGCGGTTCGCGTCGGCCTTCGGACCCGGGGCATCGCTGGAGTACCTGCCGCCCGGCGTGGACACCGACCGATTCCGGCCCGACCCGGCCGCGCGCGCCGCACTGCGGGACCGCTACGCGCTGGGCGAGCGGCCCGCCGTGGTGTGCCTGTCCCGGCTGGTGCCGCGCAAGGGGCAGGACGTGCTGATCAAGGCGCTGCCGGCGATCCGGCGCCGCGTCGAGGACGCGGCGCTGGTGATCGTCGGGGGTGGCCCGTATCTTGAGACGCTGCGTCGCCTGGCCGACGCCTGCGGCGTGGCCGAGCACGTGACGTTCACCGGCGCCGTGCCCGGCGATGAGCTGCCCGCGCACCACGCGATGGCCGACGTGTTCGCGATGCCGTGCCGCACCCGCGGTGGGGGCATGGACGTCGAGGGCCTGGGCATCGTGTTCCTGGAGGCCTCGGCGACCGGGGTGCCGGTGATCGCCGGCGACTCGGGCGGAGCCCCAGAAGCCGTGCGGCACAACGAGACTGGGTTGGTGATCGACGGGGGATCGGTAGACGAGGTCGCCGAGGCCGTCACCGAATTGCTGACCGACCGCGACCGCGCCGCCGCGATGGGTGCGGCCGGGCGGCGGTGGGTGACGTCGCAGTGGCGCTGGGACACGCTGGCCGCGCGGCTGGCAGGGTTACTGGGCGGCTAG
- the ripC gene encoding peptidoglycan hydrolase RipC: protein MRLGSKHPISRVLTRFCIGTLAGFTVLSGALAAHVAADPASDALAKLNQLSRQAEQTTEAMHSAQLDLNAKLAAQRAADKKLADDQAAAAAAKARLATFQAAVNKLAAATYMGGRTDGMNAFMTADSPQQLIDRVALQRVLGRQISTEMTSYRAAGEQAAKAEQASLKSAAEAKHAAEQAAAVRAGLQKKQSELQVQIAVVKSQYAALTPQQQTALADPGAVPAVAVLPNGPAPQAAPPGAPPPDAAAMAPGPGAPQPAGLPGPGMPGFPGPAPSGDRATVVQAALTQVGSSYVWGGASPGAFDCSGLVMWAFQQAGISLPHSSQAQAEGGQPVALSDLQPGDVLTFYSDASHSGIYVGDGMVIHSSTYGVPVRVVPMDAAGPIHDARRY, encoded by the coding sequence TTGAGACTTGGCTCTAAGCATCCGATTTCGCGTGTTTTGACGCGCTTCTGCATCGGAACGCTTGCCGGCTTCACGGTGCTATCCGGTGCCTTGGCCGCACACGTGGCGGCCGACCCCGCAAGCGACGCACTCGCGAAACTCAACCAATTGTCGCGGCAGGCCGAGCAGACCACCGAGGCGATGCACAGCGCTCAGCTCGACCTGAACGCCAAGCTGGCCGCCCAGCGCGCGGCGGACAAGAAGCTCGCGGATGACCAGGCCGCGGCCGCGGCCGCGAAGGCGCGCCTGGCCACGTTCCAGGCGGCGGTCAACAAACTGGCGGCCGCGACATACATGGGCGGTCGCACCGACGGCATGAACGCCTTCATGACGGCCGATTCGCCGCAGCAGCTCATCGACAGGGTGGCCCTGCAGCGGGTGCTGGGTCGACAGATATCCACCGAGATGACCAGCTATCGGGCCGCTGGCGAGCAGGCCGCCAAGGCCGAGCAGGCGTCGCTCAAGTCGGCCGCCGAGGCCAAGCACGCGGCCGAACAGGCCGCCGCCGTGCGGGCGGGCCTGCAGAAGAAGCAGAGCGAGTTGCAGGTCCAGATCGCCGTCGTCAAGTCGCAGTACGCCGCGTTGACGCCGCAGCAACAGACGGCGCTCGCCGACCCCGGCGCGGTGCCGGCGGTGGCGGTGCTGCCCAATGGGCCGGCGCCGCAGGCCGCACCGCCCGGTGCGCCACCGCCCGACGCGGCGGCGATGGCACCGGGCCCAGGTGCTCCGCAGCCCGCGGGGCTGCCCGGGCCGGGCATGCCCGGATTCCCCGGACCAGCTCCGTCCGGCGACCGCGCGACCGTCGTGCAGGCGGCGCTGACCCAGGTCGGCTCGTCCTACGTGTGGGGCGGCGCCTCACCGGGCGCATTTGACTGCTCCGGGCTGGTGATGTGGGCGTTCCAGCAGGCCGGCATCTCGCTGCCGCACTCCAGCCAGGCCCAAGCGGAGGGCGGGCAGCCGGTGGCGCTGTCGGACCTGCAGCCCGGCGACGTGCTGACCTTCTATTCCGACGCTTCCCACAGCGGCATCTACGTCGGTGACGGCATGGTGATCCACTCCTCCACCTACGGCGTGCCGGTGCGGGTGGTGCCGATGGATGCCGCCGGGCCGATCCACGACGCGCGTCGCTACTAA